The DNA region GCCTGCGCAACTCGGCAGTGATGAGCCCATCGATGTAGCCGTCGAGCACAGCCTCGACGTTGCCCACCTCCACCCCGGTGCGGTGGTCCTTCACCAGCTGGTAGGGGGCCAGGACGTAGGAGCGGATCTGGGAACCGAAGGTGTTCTCCATCTGCTCGCCCCGGATCTCGTCCAGCTCCTTCATCCGCTCCTCGGCGGCGCGCTGGGCGAGCCGTGCCCCCAGGATCTTCATAGCGACGGCCCGGTTCTGGATCTGCGAGCGCTCGTTCTGCACCGACACCACGATGCCGGTAGGCAGGTGGGTGATGCGCACCGCCGAATCGGTCACATTGACGTGCTGGCCGCCGGCCCCGGACGAGTGGTACGTGTCGATCCGCAGTTCCTTGGGATCGATCTCGACCTCGTCCTCGTCGGCCAGGGCGGGCACCACATCCACACTGGCGAAGGAGGTGTGCCGGCGCTTCGAGGCGTCGAACGGCGAGATCCGCACCAGGCGGTGGACACCCTTCTCGGCCGACATCAGGCCGTATGCTGAGCGCCCCTCCAGGGTGAACGTGGCCCGCTTGATGCCGGCCTCCTCCCCCTCGGCCACCTCGACCAGCTCTACCTTGAAGGCATGGTGCTCGGCCCAGCGCAGGTACATGCGCAGGAGCATCTCGGCCCAGTCGCACGACTCGGTGCCGCCCGCCCCGGCGTGCACGCTGACGATGGCCGCCGCCTCGTCATGCTCGCCCGACAGGAGCGTACGCACCTCCAGCGCCTCGAGCTCCGCCTCGACTGCGTCGAGGGCGGCGACCGCCTCCACCTGGGTGGCCTCGTCGGCCTCCTCGAGCGCCAGGGCGTGCAGCACGCCGGCTTCCTCGAGGCACTCGGCCAGGCGGTCGTAGGACTTCAGGTCGTCGTCGAGGCGGGCCAGTTCGGCCATCTGGCGGGTGGCCGCCGCCTGGTCGTCCCAGAACCCGGGCTGGGCGGCGAGATCGTGCAGGGCCGCCGCCCGGGTGCGCTTGGCCGGGACGTCAAAGGTACTCCTTTACGTGGGCGAGCTTCCCCTCGGCGTCTGCGAGGCGGGGC from Actinomycetota bacterium includes:
- the prfB gene encoding peptide chain release factor 2 (programmed frameshift); protein product: MTDDLQPRLADAEGKLAHVRSTFDVPAKRTRAAALHDLAAQPGFWDDQAAATRQMAELARLDDDLKSYDRLAECLEEAGVLHALALEEADEATQVEAVAALDAVEAELEALEVRTLLSGEHDEAAAIVSVHAGAGGTESCDWAEMLLRMYLRWAEHHAFKVELVEVAEGEEAGIKRATFTLEGRSAYGLMSAEKGVHRLVRISPFDASKRRHTSFASVDVVPALADEDEVEIDPKELRIDTYHSSGAGGQHVNVTDSAVRITHLPTGIVVSVQNERSQIQNRAVAMKILGARLAQRAAEERMKELDEIRGEQMENTFGSQIRSYVLAPYQLVKDHRTGVEVGNVEAVLDGYIDGLITAELRRRASKPGASN